The Deltaproteobacteria bacterium genome contains a region encoding:
- a CDS encoding PD-(D/E)XK nuclease family protein gives MNRSDLRRFSPSALKRFTACPRAWRYSRDIEQPERASTKLGKQAHAWLEHYMGTTGPADLRAKEGRIVLPGLRYLADVPRGGAAKLEQHFALRFDGIDFHGFVDLRHQQLVVDHKTTKDIAKYALTSEQLADDLQRTIYSGGTLDGFVIEHDAAGEEVGVTDERLAVGLDATECRWIYYATVHKRGQDHSEWAQPREYAESRSDTLQRMGDVVLPIARRMLPLWDAPPLDFDRDLRRCDDYGGCPYRETCWKEQRPSRDERAKGADMGVLDRLRANAAGAAPATTTAPKAQPAGDEELMFSPDQQPAPKGASTTPPAAPPATTAKPADVRLPPKKRGGKTNAAEEAETHAPSSGLVELHRRLPLGAVLVCIGHSGGSAERARDLLEVVADWARNNEESAS, from the coding sequence GTGAATCGCTCCGACCTGCGGCGCTTCAGCCCGAGCGCGCTCAAGCGCTTCACAGCGTGCCCGCGTGCGTGGCGATACTCGCGAGACATCGAGCAGCCCGAGCGTGCCAGCACGAAGCTTGGCAAGCAGGCGCACGCATGGCTCGAGCACTACATGGGCACGACCGGCCCCGCCGACCTGCGCGCGAAGGAAGGCCGCATCGTACTGCCTGGCCTGCGCTACCTCGCAGACGTGCCGCGCGGCGGCGCGGCGAAGCTCGAGCAGCACTTCGCGCTGCGCTTCGACGGCATCGACTTCCACGGCTTCGTCGACCTGCGCCACCAGCAGCTGGTGGTCGACCACAAGACCACCAAGGACATTGCGAAATATGCGCTGACATCCGAGCAGCTGGCCGACGACCTGCAGCGGACGATCTACAGCGGAGGCACGCTCGACGGCTTCGTGATCGAGCACGACGCGGCGGGCGAAGAGGTCGGCGTGACCGACGAGCGCCTGGCCGTAGGCCTCGATGCGACCGAATGCCGATGGATCTACTACGCGACGGTTCACAAGCGAGGTCAGGATCACAGCGAATGGGCGCAGCCGCGCGAGTACGCGGAAAGCCGCAGCGACACGCTGCAGCGAATGGGCGACGTCGTGCTGCCGATCGCCCGCCGCATGCTTCCGCTGTGGGATGCGCCGCCCCTCGACTTCGACCGCGATCTTCGACGATGCGACGATTACGGGGGCTGCCCGTATCGCGAAACCTGCTGGAAAGAACAACGACCGTCCCGCGACGAGCGGGCAAAGGGAGCTGATATGGGAGTCCTCGACCGACTGCGAGCCAATGCCGCCGGCGCTGCGCCGGCCACCACCACCGCCCCGAAGGCCCAGCCTGCCGGCGACGAAGAGCTGATGTTCTCGCCGGATCAGCAGCCCGCGCCGAAGGGTGCCTCGACCACGCCGCCCGCTGCCCCGCCGGCGACGACCGCGAAGCCGGCCGACGTGCGCCTGCCACCGAAGAAGCGCGGCGGCAAGACCAACGCCGCCGAGGAGGCCGAGACGCACGCCCCGAGTTCCGGGCTCGTCGAGCTTCACCGGCGTCTCCCGCTCGGCGCGGTGCTCGTGTGCATCGGCCACTCGGGGGGAAGCGCCGAGAGGGCTCGCGACCTGCTGGAGGTCGTCGCCGACTGGGCGCGTAACAACGAGGAGTCGGCGTCGTGA